The Polyodon spathula isolate WHYD16114869_AA chromosome 23, ASM1765450v1, whole genome shotgun sequence genome has a window encoding:
- the LOC121298111 gene encoding 6-phosphofructo-2-kinase/fructose-2,6-bisphosphatase 4 isoform X3, with the protein MTNCPTLIVTVGLPARGKTYISKKLTRYLNWIGVSTKEFNVGQYRRECVKIYKSFEFFRPDNEEGLKIRKQCAASALNDVRTYLSEGGQVAVFDATNTTRERRDTIMKFADLNGYKVFFVESVCDDPEVIASNIVQVKLGSPDYTDCNTDEAVEDFMKRIKCYENSYETLDEIKDRDLSYIKIMEVGSRYLVNRVLDHIQSRIVYYLMNIHIAPRSIYLCRHGESELNIKGRIGGDSGLSARGKLFAKCLGKFIQEQNIKDLKVWTSQMKRTIQTAEALGVPYEQWKALNEIDAGVCEEMTYEEIQDHYPLEFALRDQDKYRYRYPKGESYEDLVQRLEPVIMELERQENVLVICHQAVMRCLLAYFLDKTAEELPYLKCPLHTVLKLTPVAYGCKVESISLNVEAVNTHRDRPENVDISRPPDEALLTVPVHQ; encoded by the exons aatttAACGTCGGGCAGTACCGACGGGAGTGTGTGAAAATATACAAGTCTTTCGAGTTCTTCCGGCCAGACAACGAAGAGGGATTGAAAATCAGAAA ACAGTGTGCAGCTTCAGCTTTGAATGATGTCAGAACATACCTCAGTGAAGGGGGGCAAGTGGCT GTATTTGATGCCACGAACACGACGCGAGAACGAAGAGACACGATCATGAAGTTTGCAGACCTGAATGGATACAAG GTGTTCTTTGTGGAATCGGTTTGTGACGACCCAGAGGTTATTGCTTCAAACATTGTG CAAGTGAAGCTCGGCAGCCCAGATTACACAGACTGCAACACGGATGAGGCAGTGGAGGACTTCATGAAGAGAATAAAGTGCTACGAGAACTCCTACGAAACGCTGGATGAAATCAAGGACAG GGATCTCTCCTACATCAAGATCATGGAGGTGGGGAGCCGGTATCTTGTTAACAGAGTGCTGGATCACATCCAGAGCAGGATTGTTTATTACCTCATGAACATCCACATCGCCCCGCGCTCCATCTACCTCTGCCGGCACGGAGAGAGCGAGCTCAACATCAAGGGCAGGATTGGGGGCGACTCGGGGCTGTCTGCACGGGGCAAGCTG TTTGCAAAGTGCCTGGGTAAATTCATCCAGGAGCAGAACATCAAGGATCTGAAGGTTTGGACGAGTCAGATGAAGAGGACGATTCAGACGGCCGAAGCCTTGGGAGTGCCTTACGAGCAGTGGAAAGCGCTCAATGAGATCGACGCT GGTGTCTGTGAGGAGATGACGTATGAAGAAATTCAGGATCACTATCCCCTGGAATTTGCATTGCGAGATCAGGACAAGTACAGATACCGCTACCCCAAGGGAGAA TCCTATGAAGATCTTGTGCAGAGACTGGAGCCGGTCATCATGGAGCTGGAGAGGCAGGAGAACGTTCTGGTGATCTGCCACCAAGCTGTCATGCGCTGCCTGCTGGCATACTTTCTAGATAAAACTGCAG AGGAACTGCCTTACCTGAAGTGCCCCTTGCATACAGTGttaaaactcactccagtggctTACG GATGTAAAGTGGAATCCATTTCTCTAAACGTGGAGGCTGTCAACACGCACAGAGACAGGCCGGAG AATGTAGACATTTCAAGACCCCCAGATGAAGCACTTCTTACTGTTCCTGTGCACCAGTGA